In the Thermodesulfobacteriota bacterium genome, one interval contains:
- the rpmB gene encoding 50S ribosomal protein L28 — protein MARTCEICGKGRQVGYNVSHANNRTKRVWLPNLQNITIIDGKTKRKARVCTKCIKRGKVQKAI, from the coding sequence ATGGCAAGGACCTGTGAAATTTGTGGAAAAGGAAGGCAGGTCGGCTACAATGTATCCCATGCCAATAATAGGACAAAGAGGGTATGGCTTCCGAATTTACAAAACATAACCATAATCGATGGAAAGACAAAAAGAAAAGCAAGGGTCTGTACCAAGTGTATAAAGAGGGGGAAAGTTCAGAAGGCTATATGA
- a CDS encoding 8-amino-7-oxononanoate synthase: protein MYDRIKSILSEIKESGNYRVLRYIKPVSATKILYNGKEYLNLCSNSYLSLHVHPVVLQAAKDALLEYGAGSCSSRSLSGSVDILKIFERDFADFKGYKKCLVFSCGYMANMGIIPTITTEKDTIFTDELNHSSLIYAVRLSKAKKVIYRHRDVNHLEDLIKKELKRDGKGFIVTESIFSMDGDIAPLKEILALKERYGLYTIVDDAHGTGVFGEDGSGVEEALGIKGSADIHMATLGKALGSFGGAVFSDPYTIRLLINRAKTFMYTTALPPSIVAAAHKALNLIRGDKELVRQLWENVNYVRDRLTSLGFNLKESVGPIIPIIVGDDRTTVKLQRMLMSKGLFIQAIRPPTVPPNTSRLRFTVVRAFTKTELDYIIDTLYKSARFFGIV, encoded by the coding sequence ATGTACGATCGTATAAAATCGATCTTATCCGAAATAAAAGAGTCCGGAAACTATAGGGTCTTAAGGTACATAAAACCGGTATCCGCAACAAAAATACTGTACAACGGCAAAGAGTATCTCAATCTATGTTCTAATAGTTACTTATCCCTCCATGTCCATCCCGTAGTTCTTCAAGCCGCAAAGGATGCTCTCCTTGAGTACGGAGCTGGCTCCTGTTCGTCGAGAAGCCTTTCTGGAAGTGTAGACATTCTAAAGATCTTTGAGAGAGATTTCGCCGATTTTAAAGGCTACAAGAAGTGTCTTGTCTTTTCTTGTGGATACATGGCAAACATGGGAATAATACCGACCATCACAACCGAAAAGGACACGATCTTTACAGATGAGCTTAACCATTCGAGTCTCATATACGCGGTGAGGCTCTCAAAGGCAAAAAAAGTCATATATAGACACAGAGACGTAAACCATTTGGAGGACTTAATAAAAAAAGAGTTAAAAAGAGACGGAAAAGGCTTTATAGTTACAGAAAGTATCTTCAGCATGGATGGTGACATAGCACCCTTGAAGGAGATTTTGGCTTTAAAAGAGAGGTACGGGCTTTACACGATCGTAGACGATGCTCACGGAACCGGTGTCTTTGGCGAGGACGGCTCTGGAGTTGAAGAGGCCTTAGGGATAAAAGGCTCAGCCGACATCCATATGGCCACATTAGGAAAGGCTTTGGGCTCTTTTGGAGGGGCTGTGTTTTCCGATCCGTATACCATTCGACTTTTAATAAACAGGGCAAAAACTTTCATGTATACGACGGCTCTTCCTCCTTCGATCGTTGCGGCCGCACATAAAGCTCTCAATTTAATAAGGGGGGATAAAGAATTAGTTAGACAACTTTGGGAAAACGTAAACTACGTGAGAGACCGATTAACCTCTTTAGGTTTTAATCTAAAAGAAAGTGTTGGACCAATAATACCAATAATCGTCGGCGATGACAGAACGACTGTTAAGCTCCAGAGGATGCTCATGTCGAAGGGTCTTTTCATACAAGCCATAAGACCGCCAACCGTGCCTCCCAACACCTCGAGACTCAGGTTCACAGTTGTTCGGGCATTTACAAAGACCGAACTGGACTACATTATAGATACGCTCTATAAGTCCGCACGGTTTTTTGGAATCGTATAG
- a CDS encoding methylenetetrahydrofolate reductase C-terminal domain-containing protein, translated as MLISKQKPLEEIMEYIEGEKKVFLVGCKGCAEGWESGGEREILEMKKKLEEKGKIVTGHVVVDMLCDKALSAIKLKNFKKKIDEADSLIVFTDGAGVQVVAELVKKMVHPGCNTISSGGAHAEWKGAERCMECGNCVLEYTGGLCPIARCSKHILNGPCGGSQYGKCEVDETIPCVWHLIYERLKEIGRLDKMEMFVAPKDWSLSLIAGPPVKRF; from the coding sequence ATGCTTATTTCGAAACAGAAACCCCTTGAAGAAATTATGGAATACATAGAGGGAGAAAAGAAAGTATTTTTAGTCGGATGTAAGGGATGCGCAGAGGGTTGGGAGAGCGGAGGAGAAAGGGAGATATTAGAAATGAAAAAAAAGCTTGAGGAAAAAGGAAAGATAGTTACAGGACACGTTGTTGTAGATATGCTCTGTGATAAGGCACTTTCAGCAATTAAGTTGAAAAATTTCAAAAAGAAGATAGACGAGGCAGACTCCTTGATAGTATTTACAGACGGGGCTGGAGTCCAAGTGGTAGCTGAACTCGTAAAAAAGATGGTTCATCCAGGGTGTAATACGATATCATCAGGAGGAGCCCACGCTGAATGGAAAGGTGCTGAAAGGTGTATGGAATGTGGAAATTGTGTCCTCGAATACACAGGAGGGTTATGTCCTATCGCCAGGTGTTCAAAGCATATACTTAATGGACCATGCGGTGGTTCCCAATACGGAAAATGCGAGGTTGACGAGACTATCCCGTGCGTATGGCACCTAATATACGAAAGGTTGAAGGAGATCGGTCGGTTAGATAAGATGGAGATGTTCGTAGCTCCTAAAGACTGGAGTTTAAGCCTTATAGCCGGTCCGCCTGTAAAAAGGTTCTAG
- a CDS encoding methylenetetrahydrofolate reductase, with the protein MAISLFEEKLNSKKFVVTAEVGPPKGSDLSHTKKIIELLKDRVDALNVTDHQSSVMRYPSLGVCLLIKEMGGEPILQMTCRDRNRIALQADLLFAYSRGIKNVLCLTGDAVEIGDHKDAKPVFDLDSVQLIRTIKTLESGYDLSGSKLSGKVEFFIGASCNPEADPIEPQLFKFEKKVESGARFFQTQGIYDVSSLRKFMQYARQFPVKILAGIIVLFSYKMALYMNENVPGIRVPSEVLEELRGLDRQAAEKKGIEIASRTIRKIKEENLCQGIHIMAIGREHIIPEVLEASGL; encoded by the coding sequence ATGGCGATCTCTTTATTTGAAGAAAAATTGAACTCAAAGAAGTTCGTTGTCACAGCCGAGGTTGGTCCACCAAAAGGCAGCGATCTTTCCCACACAAAAAAGATCATTGAACTGCTCAAAGACAGGGTCGACGCTTTAAATGTCACCGACCATCAAAGTTCTGTGATGAGGTATCCATCCTTAGGAGTATGTCTACTTATAAAGGAGATGGGCGGAGAGCCAATCCTTCAGATGACTTGCAGGGACAGAAATAGGATTGCCCTCCAAGCCGACCTTCTTTTCGCATACTCTAGGGGAATTAAAAACGTTCTCTGTCTTACGGGTGATGCGGTGGAGATTGGGGATCACAAAGATGCGAAGCCTGTTTTTGACCTCGATTCCGTGCAGCTTATACGGACGATAAAGACCCTTGAGAGTGGCTACGATCTTTCCGGGTCCAAGCTCTCTGGAAAGGTCGAGTTTTTTATTGGTGCCTCCTGTAATCCAGAAGCGGACCCCATTGAGCCGCAACTTTTCAAGTTCGAAAAGAAGGTCGAATCGGGAGCTCGTTTCTTTCAAACTCAAGGTATATACGATGTTTCGTCATTAAGAAAGTTCATGCAGTATGCTAGACAATTTCCGGTAAAGATATTAGCGGGCATAATTGTGCTTTTTTCCTACAAGATGGCTCTTTACATGAATGAGAACGTCCCGGGAATACGGGTACCATCAGAAGTACTTGAGGAATTAAGGGGTTTAGATAGGCAAGCCGCCGAAAAAAAAGGAATAGAGATAGCATCTCGTACCATCCGGAAGATAAAGGAAGAAAACCTCTGCCAAGGAATTCACATAATGGCCATCGGAAGAGAACACATAATACCGGAAGTTTTGGAGGCTTCCGGATTATAG
- a CDS encoding nickel-dependent hydrogenase large subunit: MGRIVIDPLTRIEGHLKIEVEIEGGTVVQANSSGMLFRGLEIILKGRDPRDAQTITQRVCGVCPTPHAMAAALNLDSAFGIDDKIPDNGRIIRNLILGASELSDHVLHFYHLSSLDYVDVTKIKSYEGKDPFLTSIKNFINRGELSPFVPRYEGDYRLPDKLNEALVSHYIEALNIRRKGQEMVAIFGGKMPHNVGILPGGVASIPTPDNISSFLWRLKEIKGFIENVYLPDVIALAKVYSDYFEIGKGCGRLLSFGVYDLEGKEKDLTKRKRFYSSGRTDTSMTYSEIDPSKIAEYVKYSFYEDSSTARHPKDGITAPKPEKAGAYSWLKSPRYDGMVYEVGPLARIMVNYAKGNEKVRKLVDSTLSEIGVKLENMFSTMGRHLARALETKLLSEVMEDWVLSLKIGEPCYVPYEIPEESEGIGLLEAARGALCHAIRIKEGKIENYQVITPSTWNVSPKDDKDQPGALEQALIGTKIKDEKNPFEIVRIVRSFDPCLACSIHLIDARGKERTAFRIT, encoded by the coding sequence ATGGGAAGGATAGTTATAGATCCTTTAACACGTATAGAAGGCCACCTAAAGATTGAAGTGGAGATAGAAGGTGGCACTGTGGTTCAGGCTAATAGTTCTGGGATGCTATTTAGAGGCTTAGAGATAATACTTAAAGGGAGGGACCCAAGGGATGCTCAGACTATAACGCAGAGGGTATGCGGAGTCTGTCCCACTCCCCATGCCATGGCGGCAGCCCTTAACCTCGATTCGGCTTTCGGAATCGACGATAAAATTCCCGACAACGGTAGGATCATAAGGAATCTGATTCTTGGAGCTTCCGAACTGTCCGACCATGTTCTCCACTTTTATCATTTGTCTTCCCTCGATTATGTTGATGTGACGAAGATCAAAAGTTACGAGGGTAAAGATCCTTTTCTTACCTCGATAAAGAACTTCATAAATAGAGGAGAACTCAGCCCCTTTGTTCCGAGGTATGAGGGGGATTATAGACTACCAGACAAATTGAACGAGGCTTTGGTAAGCCATTACATTGAAGCACTCAACATAAGACGGAAAGGCCAGGAAATGGTTGCGATTTTCGGTGGAAAGATGCCGCATAATGTTGGGATACTTCCAGGGGGTGTGGCATCGATTCCTACGCCAGATAATATCTCAAGCTTTTTATGGAGGCTAAAAGAGATAAAAGGATTTATTGAAAATGTGTACCTTCCCGATGTGATTGCTCTTGCTAAAGTATATTCGGACTATTTTGAAATCGGAAAGGGTTGCGGAAGACTCCTATCATTTGGAGTGTACGACCTAGAAGGAAAGGAAAAAGATCTCACAAAAAGAAAGAGGTTCTATTCTTCCGGAAGAACTGACACGAGCATGACCTATTCGGAAATTGATCCTTCAAAGATCGCGGAGTATGTAAAGTACTCTTTTTACGAAGATTCATCCACAGCCAGACATCCGAAGGACGGAATCACGGCTCCGAAACCAGAAAAAGCCGGTGCGTATTCATGGCTAAAATCTCCAAGATACGATGGGATGGTCTATGAAGTGGGTCCCCTTGCCAGAATAATGGTGAACTACGCAAAGGGGAACGAGAAAGTGAGGAAACTTGTGGATTCTACTCTTTCTGAAATTGGTGTGAAGCTGGAAAACATGTTCTCAACGATGGGCAGACATCTGGCTCGGGCACTAGAGACGAAGCTTCTTAGTGAAGTTATGGAAGATTGGGTTTTGAGTTTAAAGATAGGAGAGCCGTGCTACGTACCTTATGAGATTCCGGAAGAATCGGAAGGCATAGGACTACTTGAGGCAGCCCGGGGTGCATTGTGCCATGCCATAAGGATAAAGGAAGGAAAGATCGAAAACTATCAGGTGATAACGCCTTCAACCTGGAACGTTTCACCAAAGGATGACAAGGATCAACCTGGAGCCCTTGAACAGGCGTTAATAGGGACAAAGATAAAGGATGAAAAAAACCCGTTCGAGATTGTAAGGATAGTAAGGTCTTTTGATCCCTGCCTAGCCTGTTCCATCCACTTGATAGATGCACGGGGAAAAGAAAGAACGGCTTTTCGTATAACATAA
- a CDS encoding response regulator yields MENKKKIMIVDDEKEFLDAFKRTLEANGFSVVTAFHKHEAEKKLTQDKPDFIILGTLTPRGDAFHLHRFIREHPRFKDVPLIVIDAPLEKRLTEGWSMDEGVQMDADDYVTKPIEPSALIPRILVLIERASRRIKVLIVDDHTVVRDGLKVVLKLQKDIEVVGEAENGLEAVEKTLSLLPDVVIMDIVMPVMNGLEAAKRIIKERPETKVIMLTQYDDEENILKAEEVGAYGFIPKRSASERLISGIRQVYAGKRLERAA; encoded by the coding sequence ATGGAAAACAAAAAAAAGATAATGATCGTAGACGACGAAAAAGAGTTTTTGGATGCGTTTAAAAGGACACTTGAGGCAAATGGCTTTTCCGTTGTCACTGCCTTCCACAAACATGAGGCCGAAAAGAAACTTACACAGGATAAACCAGATTTCATAATACTTGGCACGTTAACTCCAAGAGGTGACGCCTTTCACCTTCACCGCTTCATAAGGGAACATCCTAGGTTTAAGGATGTCCCTCTCATTGTGATAGATGCTCCTTTAGAAAAAAGACTTACGGAAGGGTGGAGCATGGACGAGGGAGTGCAAATGGACGCTGATGACTATGTGACAAAACCGATTGAACCTTCTGCTCTCATTCCCAGGATTCTAGTCCTCATCGAAAGAGCCTCGAGAAGGATTAAAGTGCTAATTGTAGATGACCATACGGTAGTTCGAGATGGGTTAAAAGTGGTTCTTAAGCTTCAAAAAGATATAGAGGTTGTGGGGGAGGCTGAAAATGGGTTGGAAGCGGTCGAGAAAACCCTAAGTCTCCTCCCAGATGTGGTAATAATGGACATTGTTATGCCTGTCATGAATGGTCTTGAGGCGGCAAAAAGAATAATAAAGGAAAGGCCGGAAACGAAGGTGATAATGCTCACCCAGTATGACGATGAAGAGAACATACTCAAGGCGGAAGAAGTGGGAGCTTACGGATTTATTCCAAAAAGGTCTGCCTCAGAGAGGCTCATATCCGGAATAAGACAGGTTTACGCAGGAAAGCGGTTGGAAAGGGCAGCCTAA
- a CDS encoding radical SAM protein gives MGLCQLCGKKNRDISSFLGVCKSCIIEKDEALEHIEKAHELSRTKFGLPKKPPKSEGGVRCNICGNECVIGDLDRGYCGLREKEKHFLTYTQDYANLQFYHDPLPTNCVADWVCAGGTGTGYPKHAYRKGPEYGYKNLAVFFCACSFNCLYCQNWHYRIETKKSIRVSKETLLEEIDDKTSCICFFGGDPSCQMPFAIAFSKLALKKSKNRILRICFETNGSMNPALLDEAFELCLRSGGCIKFDLKAYDKKIHRAITGMDNELTFANFISVAKRFSLRPEPPPVVASTLVVPGYVEEDEIAKIAGLIAEINDKIPYAILAFYPHFYMNDLPFVSRDLIMACFEAAKAQGLKNVRIGNVHLIKGS, from the coding sequence GTGGGTTTATGCCAACTGTGCGGTAAAAAAAATAGAGATATTTCCTCCTTTTTAGGTGTCTGTAAAAGTTGCATAATCGAGAAGGACGAAGCTTTAGAACACATTGAGAAGGCCCACGAACTATCGAGAACTAAGTTTGGCCTTCCGAAGAAGCCTCCCAAGTCAGAAGGTGGTGTGAGATGCAACATATGTGGAAATGAGTGCGTAATTGGAGATTTGGACAGAGGATACTGTGGCTTAAGAGAAAAGGAAAAGCATTTTCTCACTTATACCCAGGATTACGCAAATCTCCAATTCTATCACGATCCTCTGCCTACCAATTGCGTCGCCGACTGGGTTTGTGCAGGGGGAACCGGAACTGGATATCCAAAGCACGCTTACAGAAAAGGGCCCGAATACGGTTACAAAAATCTTGCCGTTTTTTTCTGTGCGTGTTCTTTTAACTGCCTTTACTGCCAAAACTGGCATTATCGCATTGAAACGAAAAAGTCCATTCGAGTTAGCAAAGAAACATTGCTTGAGGAGATCGACGATAAGACTAGTTGTATCTGTTTTTTCGGGGGTGATCCTAGCTGCCAGATGCCTTTTGCAATAGCTTTCTCAAAACTGGCGCTAAAAAAGAGTAAAAACAGGATCCTAAGGATATGTTTCGAGACTAATGGATCCATGAACCCTGCCCTTCTCGATGAGGCCTTTGAGCTTTGCCTTAGGAGTGGCGGATGCATAAAATTCGATCTTAAAGCTTACGACAAAAAGATACACAGGGCGATAACCGGTATGGATAACGAGCTCACCTTCGCGAATTTTATCTCAGTTGCCAAAAGATTCTCTTTGAGGCCAGAACCCCCGCCTGTTGTGGCAAGTACCCTTGTTGTGCCAGGTTACGTGGAGGAGGACGAGATCGCCAAAATAGCAGGTCTTATCGCAGAGATAAACGATAAGATCCCTTACGCGATTTTAGCCTTTTACCCCCATTTTTACATGAACGATCTTCCATTCGTCAGTCGTGATCTCATAATGGCGTGTTTTGAGGCAGCAAAAGCTCAGGGACTAAAAAACGTAAGGATAGGAAACGTGCACCTCATAAAAGGGTCTTAA
- a CDS encoding response regulator transcription factor, with amino-acid sequence MRKIKILIVDDHTMVRDGIKSLLSLCADLQVVGEAENGIEAQKKTQELEPDIILMDISMPGIDGIETTRRIISRFRGTKVIMLTQYEGKDELLDSIRAGAKGFVSKKAASTELVQAIRAVYTGGAYFSPSVAKLLIEDYRDKRLEKTPYETLTERETQILKLIGEGYSDKEIAQILFISPRTVETHKAKIMEKLHLKKKVELIKYAIKKGIVKV; translated from the coding sequence ATGAGGAAGATAAAGATACTTATAGTTGATGATCACACGATGGTGAGGGACGGAATAAAAAGCCTTCTCTCTTTATGTGCCGATTTGCAAGTAGTGGGGGAGGCTGAGAATGGAATCGAGGCCCAAAAGAAAACCCAAGAACTGGAACCAGATATAATTCTTATGGATATCTCGATGCCTGGGATCGACGGGATTGAAACGACAAGAAGGATAATTTCGAGATTTAGAGGAACAAAAGTAATTATGCTCACCCAGTACGAAGGGAAAGATGAACTCTTAGACTCAATAAGGGCAGGGGCAAAAGGGTTCGTAAGCAAAAAGGCGGCTTCCACAGAGCTCGTTCAGGCAATAAGGGCAGTCTACACGGGAGGAGCCTATTTCTCGCCTTCCGTTGCAAAACTCCTTATAGAGGACTATAGAGATAAGAGGCTTGAAAAGACTCCATACGAAACTTTGACGGAAAGAGAGACACAGATACTAAAGCTCATCGGGGAAGGTTACTCTGACAAGGAAATAGCACAGATCCTTTTTATTTCTCCAAGAACAGTTGAGACCCACAAAGCGAAAATAATGGAGAAACTCCACCTTAAAAAGAAGGTGGAGCTTATAAAGTACGCCATAAAGAAGGGAATCGTCAAAGTTTAG
- a CDS encoding GAF domain-containing sensor histidine kinase has product MYELLNLIEDEAFVFTRDYRVLFLNNTLASRIPKADGRCFELLEKRDMPCDHPLWECPLPRIIREKRSFFITYPYTTSEDPYPKYIKVSIWPISDTEFLELRRDVSAERQLEKQIMIHHNHLDAISKISRAVSGLKDLRIILETALSTILDIFDGSIGGIMLLDEERSVLRYEVWKGFSLGIIEGREVRKGEGVSGRVAEEGSPILLGEVPESTTLCAEGIRSLISVPLKAKEKVVGVLNVMSTIPKRFTREDMYLLSSVGHQLGMAIEQARLYENLTNARERYRKLLQVALVIQEEERKRIARELHDETSQNLTALSLNLQAIKNMIEEEGLTSEVRELIKKSHAIAVSASVELTRIIRELRPTLLDTLGLFAAINHLVETNLKPKGIETEIRFEELRERLSSETELALFRITQEALSNIVRHSRAKKARIIFSSEDKEYKLVIEDDGMGFNVHEIKTIEEGGRGAGLFGMKERVRLVGGRCNIESSPGMGTRINVYVPRKKGTSDEEDKDTYS; this is encoded by the coding sequence TTGTACGAGCTTCTAAACCTCATAGAGGATGAAGCCTTCGTCTTTACAAGGGACTACCGTGTCCTATTTTTGAACAACACTTTGGCCTCGAGGATCCCAAAAGCGGACGGTAGATGCTTCGAACTTTTAGAAAAGAGGGATATGCCATGTGATCACCCTCTTTGGGAGTGCCCCTTACCTAGGATTATACGGGAAAAAAGATCGTTTTTTATTACCTACCCGTACACCACGTCTGAGGATCCTTATCCAAAGTACATAAAAGTGTCCATATGGCCGATCTCTGACACGGAGTTTTTGGAGCTACGCAGGGATGTGAGTGCAGAAAGGCAACTCGAAAAGCAAATAATGATCCATCATAACCATCTTGATGCCATAAGCAAAATATCTAGGGCCGTAAGCGGACTTAAGGACCTGAGAATTATCTTAGAGACAGCTCTCAGTACAATCCTAGACATATTCGACGGGTCTATCGGCGGGATTATGCTTCTTGACGAAGAGAGATCTGTCTTAAGATACGAGGTCTGGAAGGGTTTCTCTTTGGGCATCATAGAGGGAAGGGAAGTAAGAAAGGGTGAGGGAGTTTCTGGGAGAGTTGCCGAAGAGGGAAGTCCAATATTACTAGGGGAGGTCCCGGAGTCGACAACTCTTTGCGCTGAGGGCATAAGGTCACTGATAAGTGTTCCTCTTAAGGCAAAAGAAAAGGTGGTGGGGGTTCTAAACGTCATGAGCACGATTCCTAAAAGGTTCACCAGGGAGGATATGTACCTCCTTTCTTCGGTTGGGCACCAGTTAGGTATGGCAATAGAACAGGCAAGACTCTACGAGAATCTGACAAACGCCAGGGAAAGGTATAGAAAACTTCTTCAGGTTGCCCTTGTTATACAGGAAGAAGAAAGGAAAAGAATAGCTAGAGAGCTTCATGATGAGACTAGCCAGAATCTTACGGCTCTCTCTCTTAACCTTCAGGCTATAAAGAATATGATTGAGGAGGAGGGACTCACTTCCGAAGTAAGAGAACTTATCAAAAAATCCCATGCTATAGCTGTAAGCGCAAGTGTGGAGCTTACGAGGATCATAAGGGAGCTTCGACCTACCCTTCTAGATACTTTGGGTCTTTTTGCAGCTATAAACCACTTGGTCGAAACAAATTTAAAACCTAAAGGAATCGAAACAGAGATCCGTTTTGAGGAATTACGAGAGAGACTCTCTTCTGAGACTGAGCTTGCTCTATTTAGAATAACTCAAGAAGCTTTGAGCAACATAGTGAGACATTCGCGGGCAAAAAAAGCAAGAATTATCTTTTCTTCGGAAGACAAAGAGTACAAATTAGTAATAGAGGACGATGGTATGGGATTCAACGTACATGAGATAAAGACTATAGAAGAAGGGGGAAGGGGCGCAGGACTATTTGGGATGAAAGAGCGGGTTAGACTCGTTGGTGGAAGGTGCAACATAGAGTCGAGTCCAGGTATGGGAACAAGGATAAACGTATATGTGCCCAGAAAAAAAGGAACGAGTGATGAGGAAGATAAAGATACTTATAGTTGA
- a CDS encoding hydrogenase small subunit has protein sequence MGEVLEVPAIWIQAAGCTGCSISILNADYPNIKNLLIDEVLPKKHINLRFHPNIMAGQGEAILEVLKETSTEKKGKYLLIIEGAVPTKDNGIYGVIGEREGKPITMLEWIRELSASAMAVAALGSCATFGGIPKARPNPTGCKSVGEILEEYGIKTPYVNIPGCPPHPDWFVGTLASILLMGLPREEDLDELRRPKLFFSQTIHENCPRRAYYDERKFAKKFGEPGCLYELGCRGPVTYSDCPVRMWNGRVNWCVGSGATCIGCCSEGFLDEISPIYVKLEEAEFPKEV, from the coding sequence ATGGGAGAAGTTTTGGAGGTTCCTGCAATATGGATACAGGCTGCAGGATGTACAGGATGTTCCATATCGATTCTTAACGCGGACTACCCTAATATAAAGAATCTTCTCATCGATGAGGTTCTTCCTAAAAAGCACATAAATCTGAGATTCCATCCAAACATCATGGCAGGACAGGGTGAGGCAATCCTTGAGGTGCTAAAGGAGACAAGTACGGAAAAAAAAGGAAAGTATCTTCTTATCATTGAGGGGGCAGTCCCCACAAAGGATAACGGCATATACGGTGTTATTGGGGAAAGGGAAGGAAAACCAATAACGATGCTCGAATGGATAAGAGAACTATCCGCCTCGGCAATGGCCGTTGCAGCATTAGGGTCCTGTGCTACTTTTGGGGGTATCCCAAAAGCTAGGCCCAATCCGACCGGTTGTAAGTCTGTGGGAGAAATCTTAGAAGAGTACGGAATTAAGACACCCTATGTTAACATCCCCGGCTGTCCTCCCCACCCAGATTGGTTTGTCGGTACTCTGGCAAGCATCTTATTGATGGGGCTTCCAAGGGAAGAGGATCTCGATGAGCTGAGAAGACCGAAGCTATTCTTCTCCCAGACGATTCATGAGAACTGTCCAAGAAGGGCTTACTACGATGAGAGAAAGTTTGCAAAAAAGTTTGGAGAACCTGGCTGCCTTTATGAGCTTGGATGCAGGGGACCTGTCACGTACTCAGATTGTCCGGTAAGAATGTGGAACGGCAGAGTAAATTGGTGTGTCGGATCGGGCGCAACGTGCATCGGATGTTGTTCAGAGGGATTCCTCGATGAGATCTCTCCGATTTACGTCAAATTAGAAGAAGCTGAATTTCCCAAGGAGGTATAA
- a CDS encoding methylenetetrahydrofolate reductase has product MKTKSNLERVLNAGYFAVTAEVGPPQSADPEVIRKKAKLLSGYVDGFNVTDGQTAVVRMASWAACLIGKEFGLDPIVQMTCRDRNRIALQMDILGIAALGINNVLCLTGDHPKFGNHPHAKGVYDIDSVQLIKIVKDMRDEKKFQNGEPIPYEPRLFIGAAENPFADPFEFRVLRLKKKIEAGADFIQTQIIYNVPKFKEWMKRVCDLGLHEKVKIIAGVSPLKSVGAAKYMKTKIPGMDVPDEIITRLQGVPKDQVPKEGIRICVDIINELKEVKGVAGVHIMAIEWEETVPEIVEAANLYPRPKF; this is encoded by the coding sequence ATGAAGACGAAAAGTAACCTTGAGAGGGTTTTGAACGCCGGTTATTTTGCAGTTACGGCAGAAGTCGGTCCACCCCAGAGCGCGGATCCCGAAGTTATAAGAAAGAAGGCCAAGCTTCTTTCCGGTTACGTAGACGGGTTTAACGTCACAGACGGTCAAACTGCGGTCGTAAGAATGGCAAGCTGGGCCGCCTGCTTGATCGGAAAGGAGTTTGGGCTAGATCCAATAGTGCAGATGACCTGCCGTGACAGAAATAGAATTGCACTACAAATGGACATATTGGGTATAGCGGCTTTAGGTATAAATAATGTCCTCTGCCTTACGGGTGATCACCCGAAGTTCGGCAACCATCCCCATGCTAAAGGTGTCTACGATATAGATTCTGTACAGCTCATAAAGATCGTAAAGGATATGAGGGACGAAAAAAAGTTTCAGAATGGAGAACCGATTCCTTACGAGCCGAGACTCTTTATAGGTGCTGCCGAGAATCCTTTTGCTGATCCTTTTGAATTCAGAGTCCTAAGACTCAAAAAGAAAATTGAGGCAGGTGCTGATTTTATTCAGACGCAGATAATTTACAATGTCCCCAAGTTCAAAGAGTGGATGAAGAGGGTGTGCGACTTGGGCTTACACGAGAAAGTCAAGATTATAGCGGGCGTATCGCCGTTAAAATCTGTAGGTGCTGCAAAATACATGAAGACAAAGATACCGGGAATGGATGTGCCCGACGAGATAATTACAAGACTCCAAGGCGTTCCCAAGGATCAGGTGCCAAAGGAAGGGATAAGGATTTGCGTGGACATAATAAACGAGCTCAAAGAGGTTAAAGGTGTAGCAGGAGTCCACATAATGGCTATAGAGTGGGAAGAGACTGTACCGGAGATCGTGGAAGCGGCAAACCTCTATCCAAGACCTAAGTTCTAA